A single Panicum virgatum strain AP13 unplaced genomic scaffold, P.virgatum_v5 scaffold_183, whole genome shotgun sequence DNA region contains:
- the LOC120693830 gene encoding NADH dehydrogenase [ubiquinone] iron-sulfur protein 2, with translation MAQEHAHSSAVERLLNCEVPLRAQYIRVLFCEITRISNHSLASTTHAMDVGASTPFLWAFEEREKLLEFYERVPGARMHASFIRPGGVAQDLPLGLCRDIDSSTQQFASRIDELEEMSTGNRIWKQRLVDIGTVTAQQAKDWGFSGVMLRGPGVCWDSRRAAPYDVHDQSDLDVPVGTRGDRYDRYCIRIEEMRQSVRIIVQCPNQMPSGMIKADDRKLCPPSRSRMKLSMESSIHHFELYTEGFSVPAPSTYTAVEAPKGEFGVFLVSNGSNRPYRCKIRAPGFAHSQGLDSMSKHHMPADVVTIIGTQDIVFGEVDR, from the exons ATGGCCCAAGAACACGCTCATTCTTCAGCCGTAGAGAGACTTTTGAATTGTGAGGTACCATTACGAGCTCAATATATACGAGTGTTATTCTGTGAAATAACTCGAATTTCAAATCATTCACTTGCTTCAACTACTCATGCTATGGATGTGGGAGCATCAACTCCGTTCCTTTGGGCTTTTGAGGAGCGGGAGAAATTGTTGGAATTCTATGAAAGAGTCCCGGGAGCCAGGATGCATGCCAGTTTCATACGACCTGGTGGAGTGGCACAAGATCTGCCTCTTGGCTTATGTCGAGATATTGATTCCTCCACACAACAATTTGCTTCTCGTATCGACGAATTAGAAGAGATGTCAACCGGCAACCGTATCTGGAAACAACGATTAGTGGATATTGGTACTGTCACTGCACAGCAAGCAAAGGATTGGGGATTCAGTGGTGTAATGTTAAGAGGT CCTGGGGTATGCTGGGATTCGCGAAGAGCAGCACCTTACGATGTTCATGACCAATCGGATCTTGACGTACCAGTAGGTACCAGAGGAGATCGCTATGATCGTTACTGTATTCGTATCGAAGAGATGCGACAAAGTGTTCGGATCATTGTGCAATGTCCTAATCAAATGCCTAGTGGCATGATCAAAGCCGATGATCGTAAGCTATGTCCTCCATCACGATCTCGAATGAAACTATCCATGGAAT CCTCAATTCACCATTTCGAACTTTATACAGAAGGTTTTTCCGTACCAGCTCCTTCTACCTATACCGCAGTTGAAGCACCTAAAGGTGAATTTGGTGTCTTTCTTGTCAGTAATGGGAGTAATCGTCCCTACCGTTGTAAAATAAGAGCACCTGGCTTTGCCCATTCACAAGGACTCGATTCTATGTCCAAACATCACATGCCAGCAGATGTAGTCACCATCATAGGTACTCAAGATATTGTGTTTGGAGAGGTAGATAGATAG
- the LOC120693837 gene encoding NADH-ubiquinone oxidoreductase chain 2-like, whose amino-acid sequence MIYGSTGATHFDQLAKILTGYEITGARSSGIFMGILFIAVGSLFKITAVPFHMWAPDIYEGSPTPVTAFLSIAPKISISANMSRVSIVASYGGTLQQIFFFCSIASMILGALAAMAQTKVKRPLAHSSIGHVGYIRTGFSCGTIEGIQSLLIGIFIYASMTIDAFAIVPALRQTRVKYIADLGALAKTNPILAMTFSITMFSYAGIPPLAGFCSKFYLFFAALGCGAYFLAPVGVVTSVIGRWAAGRLP is encoded by the exons ATGATCTATGGGTCTACTGGAGCTACCCACTTCGATCAATTAGCCAAGATTTTGACCGGATACGAAATCACTGGTGCTCGATCTAGTGGTATTTTTATGGGGATTCTTTTTATCGCTGTAGGATCCCTATTCAAGATTACTGCAGTTCCTTTTC ATATGTGGGCACCTGATATCTATGAGGGTTCACCCACCCCGGTGACAGCATTCCTTTCTATTGCGCCTAAAATCTCTATTTCTGCAAATATGTCACGTGTTTCTATTGTTGCTTCCTATGGGGGTACATTACAACAAATCTTCTTTTTCTGCAGCATTGCTTCTATGATCTTAGGAGCACTGGCCGCCATGGCCCAAACGAAAGTCAAAAGACCTCTAGCTCATAGTTCGATTGGACATGTAGGTTATATTCGTACTGGTTTCTCATGTGGAACCATAGAAGGAATTCAATCACTACTAATTGGTATATTTATTTATGCATCAATGACGATAGATGCATTCGCCATAGTTCCAGCATTACGGCAAACCCGTGTCAAATATATAGCGGATTTGGGCGCTCTAGCCAAAACGAATCCTATTTTGGCTATGACCTTCTCCATTACAATGTTCTCATACGCAGGAATACCCCCGTTAGCCGGCTTTTGTAGCAAATTCTATTTGTTCTTCGCCGCTTTGGGTTGTGGGGCTTACTTCCTAGCCCCAGTGGGAGTAGTGACTAGCGTTATAGGTCGTTGGGCGGCCGGAAGGTTGCCATGA
- the LOC120693840 gene encoding NADH dehydrogenase [ubiquinone] iron-sulfur protein 3 — MDNQSIFQYSWEILPKKWVHKMKRSEHGNRSYTNTDYPFPLLCFLKWHTYTRVQVSIDICGVDHPSRKRRFEVVHNLLSTRYNSRIRVQTSADEVTRISPVVSLFPSAGRWEREVWDMSGVSSINHPDLRRISTDYGFEGHPLRKDFPLSGYVEVRYDDPEKRVVSEPIEMTQEFRYFDFASPWEQRSDG; from the coding sequence atGGATAACCAATCCATTTTCCAATATAGTTGGGAGATTTTACCCAAGAAATGGGTACATAAAATGAAAAGATCGGAACATGGGAATAGATCTTATACCAATACTGACTACCCATTTCCATTGTTGTGCTTTCTAAAATGGCATACCTATACAAGGGTTCAAGTTTCGATCGATATTTGCGGAGTGGATCATCCCTCTCGAAAACGAAGATTTGAAGTTGTCCATAATTTACTGAGTACTCGGTATAACTCACGCATTCGTGTACAAACAAGTGCGGACGAAGTAACACGAATATCTCCGGTAGTCAGTCTATTTCCATCAGCCGGCCGGTGGGAGCGAGAAGTATGGGATATGTCTGGTGTTTCTTCCATCAATCATCCGGATTTACGCCGTATATCAACTGATTATGGTTTCGAGGGTCATCCATTACGAAAAGACTTTCCTCTGAGTGGATATGTGGAAGTACGCTATGATGATCCAGAGAAACGTGTGGTTTCTGAACCCATTGAGATGACCCAAGAATTTCGCTATTTCGATTTTGCTAGTCCTTGGGAACAGCGTAGCGACGGATAA